The following DNA comes from Corynebacterium atrinae.
GGGCGTGCGGAAGGCTCGTGGACGGGCGGGAGCTCCCCAGCCAGCGTGGCTAGGAGGTTTTGCTCCATGATGTTCCAGTCGTAGTAGTGCGGGTCCTCGCAGTCCTCGCAGAAGTAGAACACTCCCAGGATTCCCCGCGGCGCAAGCACGACCTTGGCGCGGCGCAGCATCTCCAGATCGGATTGCATGTGCGAGCGCTCTTCTTCGGTGAGCGGGATCGCCGGCTCATCGGCCTCGAGGAAGGACGCCGGATCGTTGGGATCGTCGGCGAACGGGTCCAGGGGCATTTGCGAGTCGTAGTTCACACTGGCCACACTATTGCGGAGGGCTTCACGGAGCAATTCCTTATGGCTACCTCCGAAAAAGAAAAAGGCACTACAGTGAAGGCATTGCGGAAGCCAGACAGTGCGTAAAGGAGCATTCATTCATGACTGATCAGCGTGTCCACACCGGGGGAGACGATCCGAATAAGGTGGCCCTGCTTGGCCTGACCTTCGATGATGTGCTGCTTCTCCCGGCAGAGTCCAACATTATTCCGAGTGA
Coding sequences within:
- a CDS encoding DUF5319 domain-containing protein, whose protein sequence is MNYDSQMPLDPFADDPNDPASFLEADEPAIPLTEEERSHMQSDLEMLRRAKVVLAPRGILGVFYFCEDCEDPHYYDWNIMEQNLLATLAGELPPVHEPSARPDINAYVSWDYAAGYLDGVNDRRL